The Dermochelys coriacea isolate rDerCor1 chromosome 12, rDerCor1.pri.v4, whole genome shotgun sequence genome has a window encoding:
- the MEAK7 gene encoding MTOR-associated protein MEAK7 isoform X1, which yields MGFSEVTSRRDCNFKSTKDFQIMVHWISEGNRIPSLFEKMGNVESSCYENHLSRFLPEEKTDIDGVFDTLSGSGGLKTGKATGKAVSLAMLKAHVQEALPEQMTFRVYSGMKSVDLTGKSSGSSEQIVKEQFIIFMSALLKGNVEEKSSIIMRMISSTEGPVKGKQIQEFTEDVITSVVHVLSYRNLLKGWNLEKTQDPTSGVKALASQLLSELTLEDGKKLSGPPLMDAMCDQSTIANWVFQVPQISTFLSVIIRQGLLVLHSLPDQANNIVNLVPKCKGIKGSGFVSLLDIPSIIYINSHLPSERQHKWRLLFSSRVHGESFSQLCGQIINKGPCILVLKDLDGYIFGGFASESWEVKPQFQGDNRCFLFSISPSLMVHTYTGYNDHFMYLNHGQQTIPNGLGMGGQHDYFGLWIDGNYGKGHSKAKPRCTTYNSPQLSANENFMLDAMEVWAVGDLPESAVIRVRRASWIQTPRLRPC from the exons GATTCCATCACTTTTTGAAAAGATGGGAAATGTGGAAAGCAGTTGCTATGAGAATCACCTTTCAAGGTTTCTTCCTGAGGAAAAGACAGATATTGATGGAGTATTTGATACCTTATCTGGGTCGGGAGGACTAAAGACTGGAAAAGCTACCGGAAAAGCTGTGAGCCTGGCAATGTTAAAG GCCCATGTCCAGGAAGCATTACCGGAGCAAATGACCTTTAGGGTATACAGTGGAATGAAAAGTGTTGACCTGACTGGGAAGTCATCGGGGTCAAGTGAACAGATTGTTAAGGAGCAGTTCATAATTTTTATGTCAGCCCTTTTAAAAGGCAATGTAGAGGAGAAGAGTAGCATAATAATGAGAATGATATCTAGTACCGAAGGGCCTGTGAAGGGAAAACAAATCCAAGAG TTCACAGAGGATGTGATCACCTCTGTAGTTCATGTACTGAGCTACAGGAATCTGCTGAAGGGCTGGAATCTGGAGAAGACTCAAGATCCTACCAGTGGAGTAAAGGCTCTGGCTTCTCAGCTGTTATCAGAACTGACACTTGAAG ATGGGAAGAAACTCTCGGGACCTCCTCTCATGGATGCCATGTGTGATCAAAGTACCATTGCGAACTGGGTGTTCCAAGTTCCACAGATCTCTACTTTTCTCAGTGTTATCATCAGGCAGGGGCTCCTTGTCCTGCATTCACTCCCAGATCAGGCTAACAACATAGTCAATTTGGTTCCAAAGTGCAAGGGCATCAAAGGAAGTGGATTTGTTAGTCTTCTTGACATCCCATCCATCATATACATCAACTCCCATCTGCCCTCGGAGCGACAGCACAAGTGGaggcttttgttttcttctcGGGTTCACGGAGAAAGTTTTTCACAGCTCTGTGGGCAAATCATAAACAAGGGTCCCTGTATATTGGTCTTAAAGGACTTGGATGGATATATCTTTGGTGGGTTTGCATCAGAATCATGGGAAGTTAAACCACAATTTCAAG GTGACAACAGAtgctttttgttttccatttctccCTCTCTCATGGTGCACACATACACTGGATACAATGACCACTTCATGTATTTGAATCATGgacagcaaactatcccaaatGGACTC GgcatgggaggacagcatgattACTTTGGGCTCTGGATAGATGGTAACTATGGCAAGGGACACAGCAAAGCAAAACCTAGATGTACCACCTACAACAGTCCTCAGCTGTCTGCTAATGAAAACTTTATGCTAGATGCCATGGAGGTGTGGGCAGTGGGAGATCTCCCAGAAAGCGCAGTG aTAAGGGTAAGAAGAGCATCCTGGATACAGACCCCGAGGCTCAGGCCTTGTTAG
- the MEAK7 gene encoding MTOR-associated protein MEAK7 isoform X3: protein MGFSEVTSRRDCNFKSTKDFQIMVHWISEGNRIPSLFEKMGNVESSCYENHLSRFLPEEKTDIDGVFDTLSGSGGLKTGKATGKAVSLAMLKFTEDVITSVVHVLSYRNLLKGWNLEKTQDPTSGVKALASQLLSELTLEDGKKLSGPPLMDAMCDQSTIANWVFQVPQISTFLSVIIRQGLLVLHSLPDQANNIVNLVPKCKGIKGSGFVSLLDIPSIIYINSHLPSERQHKWRLLFSSRVHGESFSQLCGQIINKGPCILVLKDLDGYIFGGFASESWEVKPQFQGDNRCFLFSISPSLMVHTYTGYNDHFMYLNHGQQTIPNGLGMGGQHDYFGLWIDGNYGKGHSKAKPRCTTYNSPQLSANENFMLDAMEVWAVGDLPESAVIRVRRASWIQTPRLRPC, encoded by the exons GATTCCATCACTTTTTGAAAAGATGGGAAATGTGGAAAGCAGTTGCTATGAGAATCACCTTTCAAGGTTTCTTCCTGAGGAAAAGACAGATATTGATGGAGTATTTGATACCTTATCTGGGTCGGGAGGACTAAAGACTGGAAAAGCTACCGGAAAAGCTGTGAGCCTGGCAATGTTAAAG TTCACAGAGGATGTGATCACCTCTGTAGTTCATGTACTGAGCTACAGGAATCTGCTGAAGGGCTGGAATCTGGAGAAGACTCAAGATCCTACCAGTGGAGTAAAGGCTCTGGCTTCTCAGCTGTTATCAGAACTGACACTTGAAG ATGGGAAGAAACTCTCGGGACCTCCTCTCATGGATGCCATGTGTGATCAAAGTACCATTGCGAACTGGGTGTTCCAAGTTCCACAGATCTCTACTTTTCTCAGTGTTATCATCAGGCAGGGGCTCCTTGTCCTGCATTCACTCCCAGATCAGGCTAACAACATAGTCAATTTGGTTCCAAAGTGCAAGGGCATCAAAGGAAGTGGATTTGTTAGTCTTCTTGACATCCCATCCATCATATACATCAACTCCCATCTGCCCTCGGAGCGACAGCACAAGTGGaggcttttgttttcttctcGGGTTCACGGAGAAAGTTTTTCACAGCTCTGTGGGCAAATCATAAACAAGGGTCCCTGTATATTGGTCTTAAAGGACTTGGATGGATATATCTTTGGTGGGTTTGCATCAGAATCATGGGAAGTTAAACCACAATTTCAAG GTGACAACAGAtgctttttgttttccatttctccCTCTCTCATGGTGCACACATACACTGGATACAATGACCACTTCATGTATTTGAATCATGgacagcaaactatcccaaatGGACTC GgcatgggaggacagcatgattACTTTGGGCTCTGGATAGATGGTAACTATGGCAAGGGACACAGCAAAGCAAAACCTAGATGTACCACCTACAACAGTCCTCAGCTGTCTGCTAATGAAAACTTTATGCTAGATGCCATGGAGGTGTGGGCAGTGGGAGATCTCCCAGAAAGCGCAGTG aTAAGGGTAAGAAGAGCATCCTGGATACAGACCCCGAGGCTCAGGCCTTGTTAG
- the MEAK7 gene encoding MTOR-associated protein MEAK7 isoform X4 produces MGFSEVTSRRDCNFKSTKDFQIMVHWISEGNRIPSLFEKMGNVESSCYENHLSRFLPEEKTDIDGVFDTLSGSGGLKTGKATGKAVSLAMLKAHVQEALPEQMTFRVYSGMKSVDLTGKSSGSSEQIVKEQFIIFMSALLKGNVEEKSSIIMRMISSTEGPVKGKQIQEFTEDVITSVVHVLSYRNLLKGWNLEKTQDPTSGVKALASQLLSELTLEDGKKLSGPPLMDAMCDQSTIANWVFQVPQISTFLSVIIRQGLLVLHSLPDQANNIVNLVPKCKGIKGSGFVSLLDIPSIIYINSHLPSERQHKWRLLFSSRVHGESFSQLCGQIINKGPCILVLKDLDGYIFGGFASESWEVKPQFQGDNRCFLFSISPSLMVHTYTGYNDHFMYLNHGQQTIPNGLGMGGQHDYFGLWIDGNYGKGHSKAKPRCTTYNSPQLSANENFMLDAMEVWAVGDLPESAVVNKGKKSILDTDPEAQALLEMTGKSRQSDGLREQIKDDDDN; encoded by the exons GATTCCATCACTTTTTGAAAAGATGGGAAATGTGGAAAGCAGTTGCTATGAGAATCACCTTTCAAGGTTTCTTCCTGAGGAAAAGACAGATATTGATGGAGTATTTGATACCTTATCTGGGTCGGGAGGACTAAAGACTGGAAAAGCTACCGGAAAAGCTGTGAGCCTGGCAATGTTAAAG GCCCATGTCCAGGAAGCATTACCGGAGCAAATGACCTTTAGGGTATACAGTGGAATGAAAAGTGTTGACCTGACTGGGAAGTCATCGGGGTCAAGTGAACAGATTGTTAAGGAGCAGTTCATAATTTTTATGTCAGCCCTTTTAAAAGGCAATGTAGAGGAGAAGAGTAGCATAATAATGAGAATGATATCTAGTACCGAAGGGCCTGTGAAGGGAAAACAAATCCAAGAG TTCACAGAGGATGTGATCACCTCTGTAGTTCATGTACTGAGCTACAGGAATCTGCTGAAGGGCTGGAATCTGGAGAAGACTCAAGATCCTACCAGTGGAGTAAAGGCTCTGGCTTCTCAGCTGTTATCAGAACTGACACTTGAAG ATGGGAAGAAACTCTCGGGACCTCCTCTCATGGATGCCATGTGTGATCAAAGTACCATTGCGAACTGGGTGTTCCAAGTTCCACAGATCTCTACTTTTCTCAGTGTTATCATCAGGCAGGGGCTCCTTGTCCTGCATTCACTCCCAGATCAGGCTAACAACATAGTCAATTTGGTTCCAAAGTGCAAGGGCATCAAAGGAAGTGGATTTGTTAGTCTTCTTGACATCCCATCCATCATATACATCAACTCCCATCTGCCCTCGGAGCGACAGCACAAGTGGaggcttttgttttcttctcGGGTTCACGGAGAAAGTTTTTCACAGCTCTGTGGGCAAATCATAAACAAGGGTCCCTGTATATTGGTCTTAAAGGACTTGGATGGATATATCTTTGGTGGGTTTGCATCAGAATCATGGGAAGTTAAACCACAATTTCAAG GTGACAACAGAtgctttttgttttccatttctccCTCTCTCATGGTGCACACATACACTGGATACAATGACCACTTCATGTATTTGAATCATGgacagcaaactatcccaaatGGACTC GgcatgggaggacagcatgattACTTTGGGCTCTGGATAGATGGTAACTATGGCAAGGGACACAGCAAAGCAAAACCTAGATGTACCACCTACAACAGTCCTCAGCTGTCTGCTAATGAAAACTTTATGCTAGATGCCATGGAGGTGTGGGCAGTGGGAGATCTCCCAGAAAGCGCAGTGGTAA aTAAGGGTAAGAAGAGCATCCTGGATACAGACCCCGAGGCTCAGGCCTTGTTAGAAATGACTGGAAAAAGTCGTCAGAGCGATGGTTTGCGAGAGCAGATTAAAGATGATGATGACAACTAA
- the MEAK7 gene encoding MTOR-associated protein MEAK7 isoform X2 has product MGNVESSCYENHLSRFLPEEKTDIDGVFDTLSGSGGLKTGKATGKAVSLAMLKAHVQEALPEQMTFRVYSGMKSVDLTGKSSGSSEQIVKEQFIIFMSALLKGNVEEKSSIIMRMISSTEGPVKGKQIQEFTEDVITSVVHVLSYRNLLKGWNLEKTQDPTSGVKALASQLLSELTLEDGKKLSGPPLMDAMCDQSTIANWVFQVPQISTFLSVIIRQGLLVLHSLPDQANNIVNLVPKCKGIKGSGFVSLLDIPSIIYINSHLPSERQHKWRLLFSSRVHGESFSQLCGQIINKGPCILVLKDLDGYIFGGFASESWEVKPQFQGDNRCFLFSISPSLMVHTYTGYNDHFMYLNHGQQTIPNGLGMGGQHDYFGLWIDGNYGKGHSKAKPRCTTYNSPQLSANENFMLDAMEVWAVGDLPESAVIRVRRASWIQTPRLRPC; this is encoded by the exons ATGGGAAATGTGGAAAGCAGTTGCTATGAGAATCACCTTTCAAGGTTTCTTCCTGAGGAAAAGACAGATATTGATGGAGTATTTGATACCTTATCTGGGTCGGGAGGACTAAAGACTGGAAAAGCTACCGGAAAAGCTGTGAGCCTGGCAATGTTAAAG GCCCATGTCCAGGAAGCATTACCGGAGCAAATGACCTTTAGGGTATACAGTGGAATGAAAAGTGTTGACCTGACTGGGAAGTCATCGGGGTCAAGTGAACAGATTGTTAAGGAGCAGTTCATAATTTTTATGTCAGCCCTTTTAAAAGGCAATGTAGAGGAGAAGAGTAGCATAATAATGAGAATGATATCTAGTACCGAAGGGCCTGTGAAGGGAAAACAAATCCAAGAG TTCACAGAGGATGTGATCACCTCTGTAGTTCATGTACTGAGCTACAGGAATCTGCTGAAGGGCTGGAATCTGGAGAAGACTCAAGATCCTACCAGTGGAGTAAAGGCTCTGGCTTCTCAGCTGTTATCAGAACTGACACTTGAAG ATGGGAAGAAACTCTCGGGACCTCCTCTCATGGATGCCATGTGTGATCAAAGTACCATTGCGAACTGGGTGTTCCAAGTTCCACAGATCTCTACTTTTCTCAGTGTTATCATCAGGCAGGGGCTCCTTGTCCTGCATTCACTCCCAGATCAGGCTAACAACATAGTCAATTTGGTTCCAAAGTGCAAGGGCATCAAAGGAAGTGGATTTGTTAGTCTTCTTGACATCCCATCCATCATATACATCAACTCCCATCTGCCCTCGGAGCGACAGCACAAGTGGaggcttttgttttcttctcGGGTTCACGGAGAAAGTTTTTCACAGCTCTGTGGGCAAATCATAAACAAGGGTCCCTGTATATTGGTCTTAAAGGACTTGGATGGATATATCTTTGGTGGGTTTGCATCAGAATCATGGGAAGTTAAACCACAATTTCAAG GTGACAACAGAtgctttttgttttccatttctccCTCTCTCATGGTGCACACATACACTGGATACAATGACCACTTCATGTATTTGAATCATGgacagcaaactatcccaaatGGACTC GgcatgggaggacagcatgattACTTTGGGCTCTGGATAGATGGTAACTATGGCAAGGGACACAGCAAAGCAAAACCTAGATGTACCACCTACAACAGTCCTCAGCTGTCTGCTAATGAAAACTTTATGCTAGATGCCATGGAGGTGTGGGCAGTGGGAGATCTCCCAGAAAGCGCAGTG aTAAGGGTAAGAAGAGCATCCTGGATACAGACCCCGAGGCTCAGGCCTTGTTAG